The genomic segment GCAATGtcaatagatatgcaaattacatgcaTGACCTCGAAATGACGAAACGTTTTGAATATAAATAGTAAGAGTTTGAGGGCGAGTGTTCTTCGAtgttaaggcgataccgaaggattcaaattgcaAAGCAACCGTTGCCaagggtaatttccaaaatcaatcaaaatgcaatttttgcataataaagatttacagaactATACAATTCCAAAAGACGTAGGTTTGTCGCGtgattggtcagtgacgtcacatatatatacaaatttgcacagctctattttaaaacgtttcagctcctacaaatttgcaccaaatcTTCCAAACCttcagaatgtaacacatgagataTCTGTTCAGGgcccctagcatggattaggttTTCTGTTTGagtacaaacgatttttgagcaggaaaatatctactgtgtcattttgtgaaattttgaagggttttacggCGATATCTTATAAACGGTACGGAATTTTTGGGGTCAGATCAGTAGCTGaaacttttaataattttgtttttactgttttttgtaCATTAATTATAGTAATTGGTGCTCTACTTTGTAAAGACTGTTGTGATAAGCAGCATTTAGCTGGAGAAAATaacttcaggtcataaggacgtGCACCCCTCTAAATCTTCAAGTCATTGCAGAAAACTTTGATCCTTACTAAACGCAGTTGTTAAGGCCTGTATTACTATTAAAGTCGATACTCTCTCCCTCAATACTAAATGCCTTCGAATGTTATGTGAATATATATAgtttttttcaacataaaaGGACTGCGACCAAGTCCTTTCATTAATAGAGTCAGCAAGCATTCACGTCTGAgtgatattgttgacattgattgcaaatagtgtaagtgaatgatgTTGAGTCATTCATCTACATTTATAATCTCAAAAAGATCACAGCTCTCGTCTTCGATTCCTCACTGTCAATGAAGTCTGAATCACGTAATGCATGAGAATCATCGTCATAATCTGCATTAGAAGTTGTTACAGATCCTGACGGAGAAATGTTCATCAATTACACCAAATTGCAATCCGTCAATAAAAGGACTGCGACCAAGTCCTTTCATTAATAGATTCAGCAAGCATTCACTTCTCATGGTGCTAAAACTTTCCATAAATTTGTCGCTGTCGGATCGTTGGACCTACCTTAGCTGCTCATGTTGTCTGGGAGTAGAAACAAACTTGACGTTGACATACAAAAGTGTGGCAAAAAGTCAGCAAAAGTTACAGTCTGTCTAGTCTGACATCTACACCATCTCGGCTGACGGTTTATTTCTCAAAGACGGAGTATTATCAAATGTTGCTGAAATTTACAGTCAGAAATTGTGAGTAATCATCATTTTATATGTAAACGAGCAGGTATATAACATTCTATTAGTTTATTCAGCTTGTGTAAATTCAGTGATCTATTGATTCGGCTGAAGAAAATATACTGTCTGGTCGAAAAATGTTGAGCTACAGGGTGTCGTTGTCGAAAAAGAACAGACACCCTAGGTACACAGTAGTAAGAGTCTAGACAAATATGTCGAAATGTTAATGCTTTACCTGTCTGAAACTTCTTATTGTCTGGTTTATTATATGTTGACGTGTACCTAAATTTTACAGAGAAGACCTAGCAATATGTCTAAGAAAGTTGAACAGCttcttcttgattttaaaaacgcTTCTATGTGCTGTCAACCTCTTCTTATCAATACACAGTCCTACAGCATCTAACATGGCCATGAAAGCAAATTAGGATGTGATGAAGTAAGAACTGTTCCAGTTGAGACACATAATCTACTGTCACGAATTAGGCAGTCAAGAAAAATGTTACTAAATATTTTGTAGCAATATTGCAGCAAATAATAATTCcatgtcaaaaatttgtttgttcAAAACAAGGAGGGTTATTGATCATATGAATCATGATAGAAATTACGTGTAGAATGTATAAACCATTCTTGCAATTCATATAAATATTTACGTTGGTTTGCATAGACTGAATCTTAAAGATTTATGAGGTACACCTGTGTACAAcacaaatttgatgttttatatcTTTTCCAATACTTCACCACCTGAGAAAGTCAATAATTTATAACAATATGCCTCGTAGTACCGAGGATACTCTGAGGGATGCcaacaaataataataaaaataataacgatGTCCCAAAGTGAGTACGAATATATAATGAATGGATGGTTAGTGCATCGTACATCTTCAAGTAATGAAGAACACTATTGGCAGGCTATATTGATAACGTGTTCACTGTACTTTGTAGTTTGATTGTTTTAGGagctattttacaaaaaaagtgCTTTGACCTTACACCATGATGACAATGAAATAAAACTAGAAATTGCATGATAAATTGGgcaaaagaaagttaaaaaattgGGTTACTGGTCACCCCAGTAAACCTATTTCATTTCTCGGATCCTTgactatttcatattttcaaaaatgctgttTTCTTGACCCTTGTTTTTAGAGACGTGcatttttaatagtttgctGATATTTGTACGAAACGAATGCTGTCAAGGATGCAGTCGCTGCAGAAAGGATAGGTAACAATTCGTTGAAGAaaagtttgatttcaaaccatgtaTTTAAAGATAATGTACGTGTTAGCTGGCCATAACGGATGGTCGCATGTTTTGCCTAAGATCACGTGAGAGGCGTAAGGTAACTAGATTATACTAGATGACCAGAGCACTAGACGACCCGGATTCAATTATGTGGGCTGTTGACTTTTAACCCAAGTCAGTAAATAATACATCTGTTGATGAGGACCACATTTACTCTTTAGCTAGACACGTAAACTGTTGTTGCGCTAAGTGGCGGAAAACAACATCGCAAATTTTCACCAGTgcgagaaaaataaatattgcgCCAAAGAGTTATGCCTCCATGACTTACGGAAATCAACTATCCTTGCAAGTGTTTTCTTCtgttcaaaaaaatcaatggtGTGCACTTGATATAAAAATCGTCATGTTTCAAGGAAAATACAGTTTCATAGTTTTATTGAATATGATCACGGCAAAATTAAATATGATAAGAACCAAATGGGATAAGCTCTGTTATCCACCTCGATTTATCATGTTCAGCGCCCGTTTTCAGTCTATACAAGCAAAAAGCATATACCTTAACCTCGAGCTCTTACAGTATGACCTGTATTAATTGGTTTCATTCGGTGATTGTCCACGTTTAGGTCACATCTAAACTTAACCTTACGATAATAAATGAACCTTTTCAATGAGCTTAGCTTTCAAAGGCAAAAATgaccatcacgaaaatgaacATATTTGAATCTTAACTTTTGCACTTATTCATTTACTCTGAAATATTAACTTTATACTGTACTTGACAACATGGTAATACTCTATGAGCTAAGAGCAAAGTATGTGTAGAGAATCAAATGGAAGGAGATTCGATTGAAAACTTTATTGTGAAGCATATTACTTTGATCAGGTGACGAGCTATAATAAGTCACTGACAGACGTGTTGAATGTTTGATGAATGGAAGTGAAACAAATGCTGCTACAGTCGATAGAGTAAAGGATAAGAAAAATTACTAATTATCTTCATGCCCGTCTTCTATGCATTTTGTGAAAGAGTAATACATTAAAGTCATATTGATTATCAAGGGACTAGCGATATAAAATAAACGTAATGAATGTATATAAAGTTATCGAGGCCATCTCTTTGTAACATCGATTTTTATGAGGTGTGTAAATTAGCTCCCTTCTTCTGGCACTCAAACGAGAAACGTTGAGACCAAAGAAAGAGACAATATCTgtacaattaaaatgcgacCAAAGACTTGTTCGCAGGAATATGCAGTCATAAACATACCTACCGACAtgtaaatgttgaatattataaGATTTGCAGAGTAAATCATGGTCACAATTACACCATACACAGCTGTCCTTCTGAAAGCAATGATTGACACtagtaaaaaataaagaaaacattttttgggTTTATCCAATTCTCATGGCTTGGTGCTTTGAGtaaactgaaaaacaaacagTGTTATATTATGAAATTGCACGATAAATTGTTATAAAGAAAGGACGAAAAGCGGGAGCATTGACAATATACTAAAATTACGCCTAATAAAACCAGCAATTCGAGTTGCCTTGGCAACAATTTGGTCAACATGTTTGTTGAAAGAAGGTCATGTGTCAAGTACAATGGCAAGGCTTTTATGGAGATTAAGCAACGGTTTTGTTACCAATGTTATAGTCGTACTTTTCAAAGAAATCGTCATTCTCCACATGTGTCAACATTTCGGGATAATTTCTTAAGTTGTTGACCATTGTACACGTTTATCTAATGATGACTGCAAACTGTTGCAGTCTTCACAATTATAATTTTTAGTGTAATGTTTggtatcatctgcaaataaaGAATTACTCTGTAGAATAATCAGTAAATcgtttacattttaaaatgaacaaaatagcACCTAAGGTGGATCCTTGTAGTACATCAGACGTAATGTTACACCACAAAGTCGAGGTACCGTCAATAAGTATCGTTTGTCTCCTGTTGGTCAAGTAACAGATACTTATGAAAACAGTAAATATTGTAACTTATGAAACAAGAGAGCGCAATTTACTTCATCAAATGTTTCGTTGAAATCAATGTAAATGACATCTAATTGTGCTGTATTGTCAATAGCATCACATGAACTTTTAAGGAGAATATTAGATTCGAAGTAGTTGATTTATGCCTGACAAAGCCATGTTGCTCATTAAAAAAGGGATTAATATCGGGATGAATAATATCAGTAATAATAAACCctaaaattcaaataatttttagAGTTAAAGAAACTGATTTGTAATTACTGACCGTCCCTTACTGCTGGCGTTAtgtattggaaaaatttttGCCGAGTTCCAGACATGAGGAAAACAACCTTTATTTGTAAGCACACACCGCTACACAGGATATGGTgttaaaagaatttaataagCGACAGTGGACAAATACAAAGCAGTGATAACCTAACTACGAAAAATACAAAGTCAAACAAAACTACGAAAGTAAAAATCTAGGCAAAACCATTTCAAAACTAAGCACAAAATAACTCAAAGATTGGGTGAGGGGTCTCCGCCAGTCTGCTTCCTGGGCAAAGGTTTGGGTTGCAAAGTTGTGTTTGCAGACCTttggaaagccgaaagtgaaagtggttccacCGGGCCGGTGGAGACCACCTTCTTGAGTGGGGGTACATGCAATGGACGGCCCATGGTGGGAAGCAGACTAGTGGAACCAAGGAGGAGATGGGGTTGGTGGCGGGATAGCTTGGCAGACAGCCTGATGGcctagaatgaatgaacttgGACAAGAAGCTTGCAGCAAGGATTAGGTCAAGTGCCGTGCGCAAGAAAGATGGTAGCTAGATAGCAGATGCTAAGTGTCTACGTCAGTAGATGAGTAGATAGATAACCAGTATAagatgtctacgtcagcaatgcaaagtgacttcgggacatgttgttctgcaggcagcctagctccgtggacttagaaactggatttgtgttaacacacaattccttattttgtaagcacacaccgctacacaggatatggtgttaaaagaatttaataagCGACAGTGGACAAATACAAAGCAGTGATAACCTAACTACGAAAAATACAAAGTCAAACAAAACTACGAAAGTAAAAATCTAGGCAAAACCATTTCAAAACTAagcacaaaatacaaaataactcaaagattgggtgaggggtctccgccagtctgcttcctgggcaaaggtttgggttgcaaagttgtgtttgcagacctttggaaagccgaaagtgaaagtggttccacCGGGCCGGTGGAGACCACCTTCTTGAGTGGGGGTACATGCAATGGACGGCCCAAGCGGAGGACAGTCAAACAGACTGGACGGAGAGACCCCCATGAAAGTGTATGTATGGGTGTATGTTTGTAGGAAGTATGGGTTGGTGACGCTCGAAACCAAGTTGACTCGCTTGGTTGGAGATGAAAGTATGGGACTCGCGGCCCAAGGGGCAACAGCACTGCTCGGGGGGAGTTGTGGGCTCACGGCCCGAGGGGCTGCAGCACGGCTTGGGGGGAGTTGTGATCTGGGGGGACAGAGGTGCCCTGTGCGGCCCCAGCATGAGGGGTGCAATGATGTTGAATGAGAGTATGGGATACGAGCCCCGAGGGGCGGCAGCACGGATCGGGGGGGAGCTATGGGCTCCCGGCCCGAGGAGCTGCAGCTGGGgggacaggtgcccctgtgcgGCCCCAGCATGAGGGGTGCAATGAAAGTATGGGATACGAGCCCCGAGGGGCGGCAGCACGGATCGGGGGGGAGCTATGGGCTCCTGGCCCGAGGAGCTGCAGCTGGGgggacaggtgcccctgtgcgGCCCCAGCATGAGGGGTGAAATGTGGGTGAAGCTCAATGGACTCCGGTCCCGAGGAGCTGGAAGCAGGGCTCGGGGGGAGCAATGATCTGGGgggacaggtgcccctgtgTGGCCCCAGCATGAAGTGGTGATGTGGCCCGACAGGTCCGAAATGTGGTGTACAAGCGAAACCAAAAGAAAGTGGCTACCGAGTGGCTAGTGTGTCTACGAAAGGCCCTATGGCATAGTCATTGATTGAGATGCGTGACGCAGAAGGCTTTCTGGTGTCCGAATATAAGTACGGTAACAGTCACTGGACCACCTGCCGAGAGTTTGAATAAGGTGGTCTGGAAGGTGGGCGTGTGCGGCCGTGGTGGCTGCCCCAATGCGAAATGAATGTCCAGCGTACAGGTGGGGCTGGAAGCCAAGGCGCGAAAGTAAGGAACGGAGCAGCGCAGTGAATGTCTCGCGGTTTAGCGGTACTCTTTCTGGAAGGATGAAGAGGGGTTCCTGAGGCGAAGAACACATTTGTCGGCGTACTCTGAGGAAACGATGGATTGTTGTGACTGGGCATATCGTTGACTTGGTGGCGAATAGACGAAGTTTAAAGCCACGGCGCATTTGATCTGTCTTTGATGCCTGAATGTTCACGGAAAGAGCATCCGGATAGCCCTGAGTGTCGGTTTGGACGTTGAGGTCGCGAACGCACAGGTTATATGCAGGGTTAAAGGAGCGTCCAGAGCAGGTGAATTCGCTACAGCGGAGAAAACCAAAGAAGGCTAAGACGAACGCAGATTCCAGCAGGAGGTCTAGGTATGGTCCATACACAGTCGAGCGGAGCAGCGAGCACAGTTGTCGCAGGATATCAAATGTTATGGGTAGCCGGGGGCGTGACGATGGTCCTTGCAGCCGTTGAATTCCCCGTAAGGTGTACTGGAGACGAAGGTGTGGCTGGTTGTTAGTTGAGGTGAGTGGGTTTGGCAGGCCCGCCATTATGTAGTGATGACGGATGCCGGCGA from the Ptychodera flava strain L36383 chromosome 2, AS_Pfla_20210202, whole genome shotgun sequence genome contains:
- the LOC139151570 gene encoding integrase/recombinase xerD homolog isoform X1; amino-acid sequence: MPCHYTWANFHITPNRNLKGARKLHYRIHLTAESRLDLRMWHRFLSSWNGVSMFLDSHATRASAIQLFTDASGIGFGGYFQRQWFNARWPPHLKLDANHDTLPPSGSLGQCDTLPTTLQHNVQLNRAAATFKQAALGTRTIESYATGVRSWVQFSARYGTHVQMSHYPPISEDLLIYFIVHCATHLHLKYSTIKVYLAGIRHHYIMAGLPNPLTSTNNQPHLRLQYTLRGIQRLQGPSSRPRLPITFDILRQLCSLLRSTVYGPYLDLLLESAFVLAFFGFLRCSEFTCSGRSFNPAYNLCVRDLNVQTDTQGYPDALSVNIQASKTDQMRRGFKLRLFATKSTICPVTTIHRFLRVRRQMCSSPQEPLFILPERVPLNRETFTALLRSLLSRLGFQPHLYAGHSFRIGAATTAAHAHLPDHLIQTLGRWSSDCYRTYIRTPESLLRHASQSMTMP